In Devosia beringensis, a single window of DNA contains:
- a CDS encoding N-acetyl sugar amidotransferase: protein MQVCSRCIYDETVPNIAFDPNDGVCSYCRQIEGMELEYPTGEKGQARLDQMIEEIRASGRGKKYDAVIGVSGGCDSSYLVHEMKEKYGLRLLAAHFDNTWNSTIATENIHNVLEKLNVDLFTIVVDNKEYDDLYRSFFEAGVKDLETPTDIGLATTLYRAAEKFGIKYMIEGHSFRTEGIAPLGWIYMDGKYIQSVHNQFGKVPMKTFPNLWLSDQLRWMLTSRIKKVRPLYYMDYDKEAAKKLLAEKYGWQWYGGHHLENRFTAFYHSYFLPTRWDIDFRIAGYSAYCRNGWMTREEALDLMQQPPHIEDDLVDFTVKRLGYSKSDFERVMNLPKKSYKDYVTYKKTFERMRPFFWAMYKADLIPKSFYMKYTAKT, encoded by the coding sequence ATGCAAGTCTGCTCCCGCTGCATTTACGACGAGACTGTGCCGAATATCGCTTTCGACCCCAATGATGGAGTCTGTAGCTATTGTCGCCAGATCGAGGGAATGGAACTTGAATACCCGACAGGTGAGAAAGGCCAGGCGCGACTCGACCAAATGATCGAGGAAATTCGCGCCTCGGGCAGGGGAAAAAAGTATGACGCTGTGATCGGCGTCAGCGGCGGCTGCGACTCTTCCTATCTTGTCCACGAGATGAAGGAAAAATATGGCCTGCGTCTGCTTGCCGCTCATTTCGACAATACATGGAATTCAACGATTGCCACAGAGAACATTCACAATGTTCTTGAAAAGCTCAATGTGGACCTCTTCACAATCGTGGTGGACAACAAGGAATATGACGATCTCTACCGATCTTTCTTCGAGGCCGGTGTCAAAGATCTCGAGACTCCGACCGATATAGGGCTGGCCACCACCCTCTATCGCGCCGCCGAGAAGTTCGGCATCAAATACATGATCGAGGGCCACTCTTTCCGCACCGAGGGCATCGCACCACTCGGCTGGATTTATATGGACGGGAAATACATCCAGTCCGTGCACAACCAGTTCGGCAAGGTCCCGATGAAGACTTTCCCCAACCTGTGGTTGAGCGATCAGCTTCGATGGATGCTGACAAGTCGGATCAAGAAGGTTCGGCCGCTGTACTACATGGACTATGACAAGGAAGCAGCCAAGAAGCTGCTGGCCGAGAAATATGGCTGGCAGTGGTATGGCGGCCATCACCTGGAAAATCGGTTCACCGCATTCTATCACAGTTACTTCCTGCCGACGCGCTGGGACATCGACTTCCGGATTGCCGGCTATTCGGCCTACTGCCGCAACGGCTGGATGACGCGCGAGGAAGCGTTGGACCTGATGCAGCAGCCGCCCCATATCGAGGATGACCTCGTCGACTTTACCGTCAAGCGCCTAGGCTACTCGAAATCCGATTTCGAGCGTGTGATGAACCTACCGAAAAAATCCTATAAGGATTACGTCACCTACAAGAAGACCTTTGAGCGGATGCGTCCGTTCTTCTGGGCAATGTATAAGGCGGACCTGATCCCCAAGAGCTTCTACATGAAGTACACCGCCAAGACGTGA
- a CDS encoding glycosyltransferase family protein — MFNNPILQYGSLAAWPYWLAEGLTAIGQPSVNVIPEDTDVFDLDRRLPHHVALAKKTDSRLSRFASRAGFLARVPDRYSLVHYHGSHLLRGSMHHLLEGPYLAARKIPMLVSFGGGDARIVSMARRNNPYFYREEDPARDESIRRYLKSISRYIRYAATDCEMAEYVAPYFDKVFTFRQPVDMGRFSYVAPDAPRRPVLLHVPTEPHVKGTEQIVAAIEALRSEGLDFDFRMVRQLTQKEFYAELASCDVYIDELRCGSHGVTAVEAMACGKCTVTYIRPDLVDRYPADLPLVNANPDTITAVLRDLIGDADRRRDIAARSRAYALRYHDARVVAQDMLAAYEEIGLAVGGQ, encoded by the coding sequence GTGTTCAACAATCCGATTTTGCAATATGGCAGCCTGGCGGCCTGGCCCTACTGGCTCGCCGAGGGGCTGACGGCGATCGGCCAGCCGTCGGTCAATGTCATTCCCGAGGACACCGACGTCTTCGACCTCGACCGCCGATTGCCGCATCATGTTGCGCTGGCAAAGAAGACCGATTCCCGCTTGTCGCGATTTGCCAGCCGTGCCGGATTCCTGGCTCGCGTGCCGGACCGTTATTCGCTGGTGCACTATCATGGCAGTCACTTGCTGCGCGGCAGCATGCACCATCTGCTCGAAGGCCCGTATCTCGCAGCCCGCAAGATACCTATGCTCGTCAGCTTTGGCGGCGGCGACGCCCGCATAGTTAGCATGGCGCGGCGCAACAACCCCTATTTTTATCGGGAAGAAGATCCGGCCCGGGACGAGTCGATCCGGCGATATCTCAAATCTATCTCGCGCTACATCCGCTATGCAGCCACTGACTGCGAAATGGCTGAGTATGTGGCGCCATATTTCGACAAGGTTTTCACCTTCCGCCAGCCGGTGGACATGGGGCGTTTCTCCTATGTGGCCCCTGACGCGCCACGCCGTCCCGTCTTGTTGCATGTTCCCACCGAGCCTCATGTGAAAGGAACCGAGCAGATTGTAGCGGCCATAGAGGCGCTGCGGTCCGAAGGGCTGGATTTCGACTTCCGCATGGTCCGCCAGCTGACGCAGAAGGAATTTTATGCGGAGCTGGCCAGTTGCGACGTCTATATTGACGAGCTGCGCTGCGGCTCACATGGAGTGACCGCCGTCGAAGCTATGGCTTGCGGCAAGTGCACCGTAACCTACATTCGCCCCGACCTGGTGGACAGATATCCGGCCGACCTGCCCCTGGTGAACGCCAACCCAGACACGATTACCGCCGTGCTGCGCGACCTCATCGGGGATGCGGATCGTCGCCGGGATATCGCCGCGAGGAGCCGAGCCTACGCGCTGCGATATCATGATGCCCGCGTGGTGGCCCAAGACATGCTGGCCGCCTACGAAGAGATTGGCCTTGCAGTAGGCGGACAATGA
- a CDS encoding phenylacetate--CoA ligase family protein, with protein MHLPDRFRVGRGYAAAVRQVRRFETYEQERARSETFVRLQGMVAFAYNNVPFYRQFYGDQGFHPTQLASLEDWDAVPVVRKEDFQTVPVEQRCVPGAGSVLSNTGGTSGRPLVFQLPKDAPSVEWAHMHELWKARGYRTSAMKLRIGGTHYDRAEPFRYHPRHNELIVNANCPLSEVVAALLALIERYCVRWVHGYPSLVAEFAHSLAASSDGEAARFRSRLHGVLLGSEFPARVYREPIGQILSTNILSWYGHSEMALLAGETAAGIYQSMPTYGYAEAVPVGSGPSHRLVSTSLHNRVHPFIRYDTGDLVEPVARVGASLAFRIAQGRIGDFVVDRSGARHALTAIIFGRHHGSFDDVQHLQVRQTVPGHMTLLVVPTPGKQDQAALAAGFDFSGLDLDWSLELVNAPIRSSGGKIKLKIDG; from the coding sequence GTGCACCTGCCTGACCGTTTCCGGGTGGGCCGTGGCTATGCCGCAGCAGTGCGGCAAGTTCGCCGTTTTGAGACGTACGAACAGGAGCGGGCTCGCAGCGAGACATTCGTCAGACTTCAGGGCATGGTCGCCTTTGCCTATAACAACGTGCCCTTCTATCGACAATTTTACGGCGATCAGGGCTTTCATCCCACACAGTTGGCAAGCCTTGAGGATTGGGACGCCGTCCCCGTCGTCCGCAAGGAGGATTTCCAGACAGTCCCCGTCGAACAGCGATGTGTACCGGGGGCAGGCAGCGTACTCTCCAATACCGGCGGCACATCGGGGCGTCCTCTGGTCTTCCAACTACCGAAGGATGCTCCCTCGGTAGAATGGGCCCATATGCATGAGTTGTGGAAGGCCCGTGGCTATCGCACGTCAGCGATGAAGTTGCGTATTGGCGGCACGCATTATGACCGGGCAGAGCCTTTCCGCTATCATCCTAGGCACAATGAACTCATCGTCAACGCAAATTGCCCTCTGTCCGAGGTCGTGGCTGCGCTGCTAGCGCTGATCGAACGCTACTGTGTCCGATGGGTGCACGGCTATCCCAGCCTAGTCGCCGAATTCGCGCATTCGCTGGCCGCCTCCTCGGACGGCGAAGCCGCTCGGTTTCGCAGCCGACTGCACGGTGTGCTGCTGGGCTCGGAATTCCCGGCCCGGGTCTATCGTGAGCCAATCGGACAGATCCTCAGCACCAATATACTGAGCTGGTACGGGCACAGCGAAATGGCGCTGCTGGCCGGCGAGACGGCGGCAGGCATTTACCAGTCCATGCCCACTTATGGCTATGCGGAAGCGGTCCCTGTTGGGTCGGGTCCTAGCCACCGCCTTGTCTCAACGTCACTGCACAATCGCGTCCATCCATTCATTCGATACGACACCGGCGATCTTGTTGAACCGGTGGCCCGCGTTGGAGCATCCTTAGCCTTCCGTATCGCCCAGGGACGGATCGGAGATTTCGTCGTGGACCGCTCGGGTGCCCGACACGCCCTCACAGCTATTATTTTCGGGCGGCACCACGGATCCTTCGACGACGTGCAGCACCTTCAGGTCCGACAGACCGTGCCGGGCCATATGACGCTGCTCGTGGTACCAACCCCCGGCAAGCAGGATCAGGCTGCGCTCGCGGCAGGCTTCGACTTTTCTGGCCTTGACCTCGACTGGAGCCTCGAACTGGTAAATGCACCGATCCGCTCGTCCGGCGGCAAGATCAAGCTGAAGATCGATGGCTAG
- a CDS encoding lipopolysaccharide biosynthesis protein produces the protein MVANVAQQGLAFAGVILVARLLPPDEFALIRISIAYAAIATILGVGGLTAPILRYCADISASPEQRRAWLGVALRWLGAISASVSILALLIIFLSGRSGNEGMILSAYALQVPALAATSLCLVYLQAEQRFRFLAYSQILIRCLSLVLTVLGLWFFGVAGFLVATIASVAAGTIPLLLASRPSRDPVALPADFATLARYSLAGMLVTTVGQYADLMLLDWASTDLHLVAVYSLGTIFFFAISGLAGSVQSVATPHFTGLMQDRTKFVAELRRWTIGLIVAGALAAIGVCTLAWGLERWLLGPRYAGLGLMVGVLMLRFWIWCSYAIAGAAMLGIGAIRQGTWIAVVTTTTAFLVGLPMVLWIGIWGAALTQIVVALVSAVLVWQVVRSEVARLPVASGQTGLSANAAS, from the coding sequence ATGGTAGCCAACGTTGCCCAGCAGGGCCTGGCCTTTGCCGGCGTGATCCTGGTCGCCCGTCTGCTGCCACCCGATGAATTCGCCCTGATACGCATTTCCATTGCCTATGCGGCCATTGCGACAATTCTTGGGGTTGGCGGCTTGACGGCGCCGATCCTTCGCTACTGCGCCGACATATCGGCGTCTCCCGAGCAGCGAAGGGCATGGCTGGGCGTCGCGCTACGCTGGCTGGGCGCCATCTCTGCCAGCGTATCCATTCTGGCTTTACTGATCATCTTTCTGTCGGGCCGCAGCGGCAACGAGGGGATGATCCTGTCGGCTTATGCGCTGCAGGTCCCTGCCCTAGCCGCCACCAGCCTGTGCCTGGTTTACCTGCAGGCCGAGCAGCGCTTCCGCTTCCTGGCCTACTCCCAGATCCTCATCCGCTGCCTGTCCCTGGTGCTGACCGTGCTGGGCCTCTGGTTTTTTGGAGTGGCAGGCTTTCTCGTCGCCACGATCGCATCCGTGGCCGCTGGAACCATTCCTCTGCTCCTGGCCTCTCGACCCAGTCGCGATCCTGTTGCACTTCCCGCAGACTTCGCCACCTTGGCGCGGTACAGCCTGGCCGGGATGCTCGTCACCACTGTTGGCCAGTATGCAGACCTTATGCTGCTGGACTGGGCGTCAACCGACCTACACCTTGTGGCCGTCTATTCCCTGGGCACAATCTTCTTTTTCGCCATCAGCGGCCTGGCTGGCTCAGTGCAAAGCGTGGCGACACCGCATTTTACCGGGCTGATGCAGGACCGCACCAAATTCGTCGCGGAATTGCGCCGTTGGACCATTGGCCTGATCGTGGCCGGCGCCCTGGCTGCCATCGGGGTCTGCACTCTGGCTTGGGGCCTCGAACGGTGGCTGCTAGGCCCGCGCTATGCCGGGCTTGGCTTGATGGTGGGCGTATTGATGCTGCGATTCTGGATTTGGTGCAGCTATGCGATCGCTGGCGCTGCCATGCTGGGTATCGGCGCGATCCGCCAGGGCACCTGGATTGCCGTGGTGACGACCACCACCGCCTTTCTGGTTGGTCTTCCCATGGTACTGTGGATCGGCATATGGGGAGCCGCGCTCACGCAGATCGTCGTTGCACTGGTTTCGGCGGTTCTGGTGTGGCAGGTGGTTCGTAGCGAGGTTGCACGGCTTCCGGTAGCTTCTGGACAGACAGGGCTCTCCGCCAATGCCGCTTCTTGA
- a CDS encoding heparinase II/III family protein, with the protein MPLLDLQRRVGRRVKRIIVQAGQQAMARLRPTFVRSGQARSASGRFGFANAAFMDQVWRKTPWHRTLVVELAREAVAHRFDLLGSGRVTLSYDMTCKGLAGIRFARPAAPAIDEAGHWLAGRINSSNLAEAQRIWRLIDPAYVPIDWQLDFKSGYRWSESTWHGAIRFGHHLGADVKVPWELARLQHLPMLALAACDADSDAPEFTREVRNQLLDFIATNPPGFGVNWACAMDVGIRVANMVVAHDLLLAAGANLDVDFETIFDASVLAHARHIAGNLEWSPLYRGNHYLADLAGLLFAATDLPQSQETDGWLAFATRELLGEVGYQFHADGSNFEASTCYHRLSAEIVLWACALLDNLTETRLEALARPHSWNGTVPPRRPLPPLPMHNVPSSCKPTPISPQMRQQLAAMARFTRCVTRPDGLAVQFGDNDSGRFLILGSQEQRAWRDGVNPATSLDHRGLCEGTDSFLGKPSADAASSILATFAGRTGDAPAMDYDPQPCGNRGDDVRWDELTALGQSAPPGSIWRCEIPGGPGLRGQLEYQGFDGMGCYVLRSTRLFVAIRCGEIGVGGLGPHAHCDQLAIEVMVDGRSLIRDPGSYIYTALPDMRNRYRSVKSHHAPRHGDAEPANLTLGIFDLRGASAGECLYFGARGFVGRHRGYGFDVYRRVEVEDDRIIVIDFSPDGHTISDPTADPIDFSPGYGQIERMSPS; encoded by the coding sequence ATGCCGCTTCTTGACCTGCAGCGTCGCGTAGGCCGAAGGGTAAAACGCATTATTGTCCAGGCCGGACAGCAGGCCATGGCCCGGCTGCGCCCGACCTTTGTCCGATCGGGACAGGCGAGAAGCGCCAGCGGACGCTTCGGCTTCGCCAATGCAGCATTCATGGACCAGGTTTGGCGAAAGACGCCTTGGCACCGAACGCTTGTGGTCGAACTTGCCAGGGAGGCCGTTGCCCACCGGTTTGATCTGCTGGGGTCGGGCCGGGTAACCCTCTCTTACGACATGACATGCAAAGGGCTGGCCGGCATTCGGTTCGCCCGTCCGGCGGCACCGGCCATCGATGAAGCCGGTCATTGGCTGGCCGGGCGGATCAATTCAAGCAACCTCGCGGAAGCGCAGCGCATCTGGCGCTTGATCGATCCGGCCTACGTGCCAATCGATTGGCAGCTGGATTTCAAATCCGGCTATCGCTGGAGCGAATCCACTTGGCACGGCGCCATCCGCTTTGGCCATCATCTCGGGGCGGATGTAAAAGTGCCTTGGGAACTCGCGCGGCTGCAGCACCTTCCGATGTTAGCGCTTGCTGCTTGCGATGCCGACAGCGACGCCCCAGAATTCACGCGAGAAGTACGCAATCAACTGCTGGACTTCATCGCGACCAATCCTCCAGGCTTCGGGGTCAACTGGGCCTGCGCCATGGATGTGGGGATCAGAGTGGCCAATATGGTGGTTGCCCATGATTTGCTGCTGGCTGCCGGCGCGAACCTTGATGTCGATTTCGAGACAATCTTCGATGCCAGTGTGCTTGCCCATGCGCGACACATCGCCGGCAACCTCGAATGGTCGCCGCTCTATCGGGGTAATCACTACCTTGCCGACCTCGCCGGCCTGCTCTTTGCTGCAACCGACCTTCCGCAAAGCCAGGAGACCGATGGCTGGTTGGCCTTTGCGACCCGAGAATTGCTCGGCGAGGTCGGCTATCAGTTCCATGCGGATGGAAGTAACTTCGAGGCCAGCACCTGCTATCACCGCCTATCTGCTGAGATTGTGCTCTGGGCGTGCGCCTTGCTGGACAACCTGACTGAAACCCGGTTGGAGGCTCTTGCTCGACCCCATAGCTGGAACGGGACGGTGCCGCCGCGCCGTCCTCTGCCGCCCTTGCCCATGCACAACGTGCCATCCTCGTGCAAGCCGACGCCGATTTCGCCGCAGATGCGTCAACAGCTCGCCGCCATGGCGCGTTTTACTCGTTGCGTCACACGCCCGGACGGGCTCGCCGTGCAGTTCGGCGACAATGACAGCGGCCGGTTCCTGATTCTGGGATCGCAGGAACAGCGGGCTTGGCGAGACGGCGTCAATCCGGCTACGTCTCTTGACCACCGAGGCCTCTGCGAGGGTACAGACAGTTTTTTGGGCAAGCCCTCAGCCGATGCCGCGTCCAGTATCCTGGCGACGTTTGCCGGACGAACAGGGGACGCCCCTGCAATGGATTACGATCCCCAGCCCTGTGGCAATCGGGGCGACGATGTCCGCTGGGACGAGCTGACCGCCCTCGGTCAGTCGGCTCCGCCTGGCAGCATCTGGCGCTGCGAGATCCCGGGCGGCCCAGGCTTGCGCGGCCAGCTCGAATATCAAGGCTTTGATGGAATGGGCTGCTATGTGCTGCGCAGCACCCGCCTGTTCGTGGCCATTCGCTGTGGGGAGATCGGTGTTGGCGGCTTGGGCCCGCATGCCCACTGCGATCAGTTGGCCATTGAAGTGATGGTGGATGGCCGATCGCTGATCCGTGACCCTGGCAGCTATATCTACACCGCCCTGCCCGACATGCGGAACCGCTACCGGTCGGTGAAGTCGCATCATGCGCCCCGCCATGGCGACGCGGAGCCGGCCAACCTGACGCTCGGCATCTTCGACCTGCGCGGCGCTTCCGCAGGCGAATGCCTTTATTTCGGGGCAAGAGGCTTTGTGGGGCGCCACCGCGGCTATGGTTTCGACGTCTACCGACGCGTCGAGGTGGAGGATGATCGGATCATCGTCATCGACTTCAGTCCCGATGGCCACACAATTTCCGATCCAACCGCCGACCCCATTGATTTCTCCCCGGGCTACGGGCAGATCGAGCGCATGAGCCCGTCATGA
- a CDS encoding glycosyltransferase, giving the protein MKILIITHSFPPDLTPRAFRLAAIAEELAAQGHDVHVLCATGADAPYAGRARIHRVADPILGRRNQRPSSPAADRAPLAVKRSMVRRFKSMLVQAWRKVYWPDYACGWIIPASAAADRLQAEHGFDWVISTSHPFSGHVVWLRAGARATGTGWLVDIGDPYSQMDEPAPYNRLLYQGLGRWTEGRVLRRADRITVTTEATRRLYEGGFPVTRGKLAVIGPLLSLPPSPVRTRPRGGAIRIVFVGTLYRTIRNPAYFLDRYQALRAARPDKTYEMHFYGAVNDCHDILQRHLVAAPGSIVVHGLVEREEVTRAMAEADAVLNIGNHSTSQLGSKVIEYMAVGRPIINVVTLPDDTSLTALEDHPATLLLSGSDGKPVGDDIARLAAFLDNPPPIPQAYTASVIARHSPQTITREYSALLGRTAEAR; this is encoded by the coding sequence ATGAAGATATTGATCATCACGCATTCTTTCCCGCCAGACCTCACACCGCGGGCCTTCCGGTTAGCCGCCATTGCCGAGGAACTTGCGGCCCAAGGGCACGACGTGCATGTCCTTTGTGCAACGGGAGCCGACGCGCCCTATGCCGGCAGGGCAAGGATTCACCGGGTGGCCGACCCGATCCTGGGACGGCGCAACCAGCGGCCCTCATCTCCCGCCGCTGACCGGGCACCCCTGGCAGTAAAGAGGAGCATGGTACGCCGCTTCAAATCCATGCTCGTCCAGGCCTGGCGCAAGGTCTACTGGCCCGACTATGCCTGCGGCTGGATCATTCCTGCTAGCGCGGCGGCAGACAGACTGCAGGCGGAGCATGGTTTTGACTGGGTGATCTCCACCTCGCACCCGTTCTCCGGGCATGTCGTGTGGTTGCGCGCTGGCGCTAGGGCAACCGGCACCGGCTGGCTGGTGGATATTGGCGACCCCTATTCGCAGATGGACGAGCCGGCGCCCTATAACCGCCTGCTCTATCAAGGTCTCGGTCGATGGACCGAAGGTCGCGTCCTGCGGCGTGCCGACAGGATCACCGTAACAACGGAAGCGACGCGGCGACTCTATGAAGGAGGGTTCCCGGTCACGCGTGGAAAGCTGGCAGTCATCGGCCCCCTGTTGTCCCTGCCGCCCAGCCCTGTCCGCACGCGCCCGCGTGGTGGCGCCATCAGGATCGTCTTTGTCGGCACGCTCTATCGCACCATACGCAATCCCGCCTACTTCCTGGACCGCTACCAAGCCCTGCGGGCAGCGCGCCCCGACAAGACCTATGAAATGCACTTCTACGGAGCGGTGAACGATTGCCACGACATCCTGCAGCGGCACCTGGTGGCAGCGCCCGGCTCTATCGTGGTGCATGGCCTGGTTGAACGCGAGGAAGTGACGCGTGCCATGGCCGAAGCCGATGCCGTGCTGAATATCGGCAACCATTCCACGTCGCAGCTGGGCAGCAAGGTCATTGAATATATGGCTGTGGGGCGGCCGATCATCAATGTCGTGACCCTGCCGGACGATACGTCCCTCACCGCGCTTGAGGATCATCCGGCCACCTTGCTGCTGTCGGGATCAGACGGTAAACCTGTAGGCGATGACATTGCCCGCCTGGCTGCGTTCCTGG